TCCCGGTGCGGGGACTTTGGTTCGACACTCTTTATGGGAACCTCCTTAAAGTGGATGCCTATGGAAACATACTAGTTTGCGTTCATGgttttgaatttttgaaacagTAAGTCCTAGCACACAGCTTATTTGTAAACTGAggattatatacatataaacatGACATATAACATGACTCGATGTTGTCACAGacgttttatttttgatatttcatatatcttagcgtgttatgtacattttttgtatttttccatcttcaaatttcccataaagtgtataaaaatccacagtctagttatatgtaatttgaaaaagtagacgtaaattatttaatacatttttcctTGTATGTTTTAGCTCACAAGTATACGAACTTTAtccgaataaatttttacaattagaCGAGTCCAGGGTATACGTGCTCAATACATTGTTCAATCTTCCTGAGACATATTTATTAGCCTGTTTGATAGACTTCTTCACGAATTCACCGCAATACACGCGAGAAAAGACAGGGGTAAAAGAGGGAGAGCTTACAATGAGCTTTAAAAGCATATTCCAAGATGTACGAAACGCTGTAGATTGGATACACCTTCACGGTAATTTAAAAACGAAAACTATCGAGAATTTGGACGAATACGTGAAGAAAGACAAGAGATTGCCGATGTTTCTTAATAGAATCAGAGAAAGTggagcaaaaatatttcttttaacgaatagCGACTACGTTTTTACTGATAAAATTATGACTTATCTTTTCGATTTTCCACATGGTGCAAaggtatttaattttgattttaattcataaaagtctattttttaataggcataagttattttaaaaagttaattcTTTCAAAGCCTGACGAACCGCATAGAAATTGGAAAACGTATTTTGATACTATCGTAGTAGATGCTAGGAAACCATTATTTTTTGGCGAGGGTACCATTTTGCGGCAAGTAGATACCAAAACTGGAGCTTTGAAACTTGGAACGCACAAGGGCCCACTTCATACAggtatttgataaaatatgtttttataaaatatgaagaattatttttgtttaatatatattaaatcaacgctattaaattaatttatatatcctataaattaatatttcaatctgataaaaaaattataataaaacgttCTATGTAAAACAGGAGAAGTTTACTCAGGAGGTTCCTGTGACGTATTCACCGAATTGATAGGTGCAAAGGGTAAAGACGTATTATATGTTGGTGATCATATCTTCGGTGATATATTGAAGAGTAAAAAGATCAGAGGATGGCGAACATTTTTAATAGTGCCTGAACTGGTGCAAGAACTTCATGTTTGGACGGACAAATGTCAATTATTTGCCGAGTTACAGAATTTAGACGTTATGCTAGGAGAAATGTACAAGTAAGAAAAAATTACTGTAATTAagattataacaatttttatgaatcaTAATTTCATTCCTTTTTTCTGTACAGAAATTTAGATAGCAGCACAAAAGAGAAACCTGATATTTCCAAGTTGCGAGCATCTATAAGAGACGTCACGCACAAAATGGATTTATCTTATGGAATGATGGGTTCATTATTCCGCAGCGGAAGTAGGCAAACATTTTTCAGTAGTCAAGTAGTAAGGTATGCTGATCTTTATGCAGCTACCTTCTTAAACCTCATTTATTATCCATTTTCATACATGTTTCGAGCTCCTGCTATGTTGGTAAGTTAATTAAGaccttttatttattactgtaaaattttttaacttttatttgattgaatgtttctatttcatattattaagATGCCTCACGAGAGTACAGTTGCTCATGAACAGAGATTTGTTATGGAAACGCCAATGATTAGTCGATCTCGGACATTCAAACTTActgatgaagaagaagaagagaataaaCCTACTGTATGTGTTGAAAAGTTTGctttttactttaatattatttatatgtatatgcagaACACAATTTAAAGTGGTTATATTACTAATTATTAGAAAACTTTGTACGTGGATTGTCCGAATAATCAAATACCACACCCAAGGCCAGAAACTCCACGTAATGTGACGCATACCCACGATGAAGATTGTAGTGATGAAGACAGTGATTCTCAGAAACAAGCAAACCACATAAGATCGTGTACAAGGAATTCTAATTGTAAATGAATTACTTTCATTGACATTTCATTTGGTTACATTTTGTTCTTGCATTCTTTTTTGACCATTTACTAATATCACGGAAGGATTCAGTAGAATCTTgctatataaatatctatgtTTAAAAATCTTGATCAAATCtattgaaattaatcaataatATATCTCATTCCTTTGTTTGCAtgagaaaaattattgtaattgcATTAAGTTTCCATCACattcataaaatacatattcccgaatgattataatatataatattaatacatataaaaaggaaaggtaaaaaacgaagaatgttgatttttcattttataacacATTGTTCTGATTTGATAGTTTTGTAGCCCCAGTtctcataaaattataatgttcAAAATGTCTCCATAAGATagcattaaaaatttaatgtgCTGGCTAAAAACAGAGAATATTTACTCTGTATTGGAATGAAACATGGATAAAaatgatgaatattttattaattattcttttttatgatttttaattaaggtAAAAACTTAATTTTATGAACAATTCAGTTGAATTCATTCAACATTGTTTCTTCTCTAGTggactaaaatattaaaacttaattttttcaataaagttATCTTGTGACATTCCTCGTTTCTTACCCTTATCATTATGGAaactaaatttttttattatcacacAAAATACGAGTCGagaagttacaaaatataaattattatagatatCAGTGTAAATTAgtttacacatatatattttttcgttgatttaattcaatatttatttaaatatatgtaaaatagtaCAAGGTATAACAAAAAGATTTAGGTACTCGTATACAAGTTCATAAGTTAGTACAGTTGAACCTCGTTTGTTCGAACATGTCGGAGGACATAACAGTTCAGATAACCAAACAGTTCCAATAATAGACGTTCACAcgtatattcgttataagaataagtgtttatatgtattatgaaATTACGCTCGACCGTAGTTCGGATAATTGGGGTTCAGCATTAACTTCTTTGGATGAACGAAGTTTTactgtatattgtatattggaCTAGAACCTAtccaaatataatatagttattcatctatttatattaataacgtattttttataaagGACAATAGAATTGAtgttttattgattattaacAACAGAATAACGTTTTTTGATTGTATGTTATTTTCAACGTAAATGATTCTCGCACAAGAAATTGGCGTTTATAGAGATATTAAATAGATACAATATTGAAGAAATATATCctaatattgaatttttctagTAATGTGTGTACTATATGTTTTATAAGTTCAATCTTacacaatataattataaacccgttatgtattgtatataaatgttgtaattattgaaaatagtGTAAGTTTGAGTAGTAGGCTAGTCTTTTtacatgaaattttaattatacaaaaagaatgatatagtaaaatttaaagtaaaaaaattgaCTTGAACtgttattcattttttgttgtataaattgaatgcatataaaatgtgcttttatttttttgtctCTATATagatgtataactttattaccATCAAACGAAATTTAGAAGTACAAGATTACTAAACTGTTTTACAAAAGATAAACCCCCATAttcattatatacatatatacgaatcgaagaacaatataatttgtacaactcataaatattataaactagAAACTTCAGTTTATGCTTTCATTTGCAAATTTCAATCAATGTAATTTATGGAATGctttgtattatgtataaaaatggAAGTTCTACTCTTTTCTCAATGAAATAGGATATATcaacaataataaaagaaataaaaattgtgcattaaaattatttaaatcttatGGCTAACTCAAAAATTTACTTTGTTGTCAATAATGTATGTggttgttaaaatattttactgcaataaaaataaatagttgtatttattatacaatatacacatatatgtatatatatacacattatTACCTGTGGTGCTAGATTTTTTCACAACAAGGTTTTGTTGTAAatgtaagtaaaaaataacaacAGTTATCTAAGTgtgtaaaagttaaaaaatatgtactaAGTCTTGTTATCATGCAATATAAGGATAAAACATGAGTTACGCGTcaatcaaaataaagatacaaTAACTgcaaatgttatatttatttgaacatGACTCCTGTTGTGTATAGAAATtatcgtatttttttaaacattattcGTAACAGATGATTTTATAagaaactttaattttgtttctcaCATTAGCAAATCTGCTAGATATTCTTCAAATTCCTCCTCTCTTGTTTTTTCTAGATTTTCAATTGGTTtttctttccaaattttaGATTCATCTTCATCTTTTTCTGTATCTTCAATCGGTTTCCCAACGTTACTTGTACCTTTATCCTcttcaattttaattgaaactttTGATGTACTAGGCATACTACTGGGTGTTTCATTATTTGTACCTAATCTCTTTAATGTTTTATGTTTCTTTGCTTCACGTTTTTGAGATCTATAATTCAACCTTATAGAACATTCAGGGCACAGTCCTTAAAGTGCATATCAATAATAAGCCTGTATTCCAAATGTAACAATTTAAACAAACTATAAAACGACTTACTTAATTTGACAAGAGCATTTTTCTTCTGACCATGCTCTATGTAACCAAAATTTACTTCCCAAGATTTAAGGccttccttttctttacattttttatttccacatTCAAACTGTCCCTTACCAACGATAACTTCCTTCTCTGTTCTCCATCTTAAGGCAACCTATTTAATATTGACCTCCAGGATTTAATTTCAGAATACTTCATTATATAttgaaatgtatattataatctaCCTTATTTTGTTTGTAATATGTTAAGTCAGCTATACAGTATTCTTTAAACAATTTGtcataatatttctttgcCAAACGAGCACCCCATGTTTCTGGTTCATTATCTTGACCCCACAGAAATCTATGGTTTTCtctaataacgtcatagtcAGTCTTATCTCGGGACCTCGAAACACAGGCCGAAACGTCAAGAACTGATTGTTTTAGAGTTTACAAagctttcatttttttttaattgtttatttctatgtaatgcacatttcttttaaatacccttctaatattaatatttataacatttggTAAAAATGCTTTTTTTACCAAACTttcatattttgaataaaCGTAAGTTAACTGTAACTTACTAATTATGAGACGccaatttaatatattaataatacaatatggtTATGATATCAAGTTATAACATATGAAaaccaattaaaaaatttaacataCGTATCCCGTTTCAAAGATGACACTGAACCTCCATACAATGTGAAATAATCATTTATGAGTTTTTTGTGTCTGTCATAAGCTGACAAATAGGCATAAGCTGGAAACATGTTTCTTCTTAGCACAGACTGGTTTTATTTCTAGTTCGATGTATAACGATGAAGTATTAGTTAAAATGTACACGACACTACACGAGACATATCAatcaaaaagaataataagaagaacaaatattatttcactaaacataaatatataattcacaTTCTCTTTTCAGAAAATACGTTGATATCAAAGATATTCGAAATTACTTAGATATATAGTACATACACATGTATTTCTTACACTGTTACGAAGTACTTTTAAAAATGGTGTCGCAGTAGAGACTAGCGCCATTACAACAGATTCAACAATGAGAAAAACagaaattctatatatttataaataaaaattcccagAAATTTGAACACTATTTTATTGTGcgttctatattattttaatacaattttgatttgttttgtattttaatattttacctaattgaacattaattaaagtaattcAATGTTACGAATTTACATCACTTTATTatcataacatttttttatcggCACGTTTTATCACTCTATATTGAGCAATGTATTGTGGATATTTTTCACTGcatattaaatacatttttcttaagTATAGTATTGCATttcttttataagaaaaagaaaataaaagtagaatatattgatatgtacatttttaaattaatgatgtttaaaattatcagtaaaaataatgtaattaatttttctgtaaaaaagATGAGATCAATTAGTAACTTTGTAAAAGTAGTTGAAGTTGGACCTCGAGATGGAttacaaaatgaaagaaatattatccCAACCAAAGTCAAAGTTGAGTTCATTAACAAACTATCAGAAAGTGGATTAAAGAATATAGAAGTTACCAGTTTTGTGTCTCCAAAATGGGTTCCCCAAATGGCAGATAATGCAGAGGTATACCAAAAGATTAATAAGAAACCAGACATTTCTTATCCAGCATTGGTACCAAACATAAAAGGCTTGAAAGCTGCATTGGAAGtaaatgtaaaagaaatagCTATCTTTTTGGCTGCATCTGAAACTTTTTCAAGGAAGAATATCAACTGTTCCATTGATGATAGTATGAAAAAAGCTAAGGCAGTTATTGAAGAAGCCttaaaatatgatattaaaGTCAGAGGATATATATCATGTATCATTGGTTGTCCTTACGAAGGTCAAATTCAAGCAACAGTTGTAGCCAATTTAGCTACATTCATGTTACAATGTGGATGCTATGAAATTTCTTTAGGAGATACTATTGGTGTAGGATCACCTaacaaaataaagaatgtATTACATGAATTGGGATATGTATCAAATGACATGCATGAATTTGCAATTCATTGTCATGATACTTACGGACAGGCGCTAGTAAACATTTATGCTAGCCTTGAACATGGAATAAGAATTTTTGACTCATCTGTAGCTGGTCTAGGAGGTTGTCCATATGCAGCTGGAGCCTCTGGAAATGTTGCTACGGAGGATTTACTCTATCTTTTACATGGACAAGGTTTAGAAACTGGAATAAATCTTaatgaaatagtaaaaataggAGAATTTATCAGTAGTCAGCTTCAAAGACAAAATCAATCCAAAGCAGGTATTGCGATTTTAgcaaaaaaatgttaaaactgtaactattttaataataccttgaaaaaaaaaaaaaatagtagaaTAACGAAAAATATGAATCCGTGAAAAGAAGTATGGATAGTAATGAAAGGATTCTATCTTatacttattaaattttaatgatcTTTTTTAATCTTGTATACACAATCCATAGAAATATGGCGCAACGATCGAACACACTACGATGTGTTACTTTCGTAACTAGCTATACGTTCTTTGTGATATTAAGAACATACATATAAagctaattttattaaaaaaaatacattataatacaTGACAACAGAATGACACACAGTATTTGATTCACGTTTTACGTAGAACCTATGTTACGAAATATTCGATAGTTCTTGTAATATAGCCTGTGTGTCTAACGTACTCAAATCTATCGATCCTCGAGTATCAATTACAACTCCAGTTACCTAAAAGATAATCATGTCATGACAAAAACATTTAgaatcataattttatttaattgagCATTACCATTTCCTCAAAGAATGCAACATGATTAGGTTTCTCAGAATATCTTTCATATTGATCTAAATTATCTTGCAATTTTAAGGTAAGACTatcataattttgtattatgatAGCTAAAATTTGTTGTTCTGTTGGAGTGGACAAACTTTCACTAGCTAACCACGCTGCTATTTTTGGTGGAAAATGATTTACTATATCTCTCATATTCACTAAACAATTTGTCAATTTTAATGCATGTTCTTTATACTCGTAAGATTCGCTTGTTGAATAACGGAGAGCTTGaacatataaataaagtatttatattattaactattatatgactaaaacaataaaaaaaagagtttaaattaaattaaaataatatgaaagatTTGTTTAATACATACCCATTGCATTcaaatttgtgaaaataagCCTCATTCgtattatttcgtaaaataattcgtCATAACTGCTAGGGGAGGATAAGAATGTATCTCCGTAcgtaataaacaaatttaagaTATTCACAacctaaaaaaattaaattcattttttaaatttatacttaatacgaaaattaaataaattattaatttacctGAATAGCTAATGGAAAGATattcattttcttaataaGGTGGCTTTCATGAGTTGTTAAAAATTTGAGTAAATTAATTAGTGCAGTCCAAAGATCTCTCCATTGATATCCAAGCCTAACTCTACATCTTTTTTGGTAACAAAGCAACCTCTGTAGAACTCCAATACATTGATGATAAAGTTCCAATGGAAATTTTTTCATCATATGAGATGTAACAAATTCGACAAGTAAATCTACAATATtgtgataattatttaaacgattCAAACTTTCGTACTAGATACATATGACAATTATAAATACCAAGTAAGGTAGCTGCTAATGGTTGTGCTGGTGCTGCTTTATCTTGTATCTTTCTATGATGCATCGGTACTCGATGGAGTTGTACTCTAAACGCCAAATTTGCATCATGCATTAAACTGTTTGCATATTGATCCTCGGCAATACAACTTAATATGAGGAagcacaatttaacgttattcaTTATTGCCTCTGTTCTGATCACCTGCATAACTATTGAACTGAAATAATTCAAGTTtcttacaataaaaaatacaacacATTTGCGcgtattattctttttacagCAATACTTTGCTTCTCACCAATACTGTAAGAATGTGGCCAGCAAATTAAATGGCTGAGCCATCACGTCAGATAGTTGTGTTCCGGGAGCTACCGCATTTGGTCCCAATGTATTATTTGGAGAAGGTGGTGCACTAGTATCACTTTGTGTATATGCCAAAGTTGTTACAAAATTACGATTTAAATGTGTTGCTTCATAAAGTGCTAATAACAATGCATTATTTGCACGGACTTGTTGCGTTttcgcttcttcttctccaACGAACATACTTCCGACTATACTAGTTAAGGAAGATAACCAGGATGcttgtatttctatataacataattcttattaatacatttatagtaaatgatttaaaaatataattatgaatgTTATATACCTGCTCTTTGTTGAACAAACTGTCTGCAAAAGTCCATCAATGAACTTGATATAACTTGCCCATAGCCATTAAGAGCTAATTCATCATCTAAAATTGATAACTTAACAATATAAGGATTTGCCCTTTCATGCTTTCTATAATTGACTAGAAGTGTTAAAAGCAACACTGCGTCATGTCCGTGACGGCTTCTAGCTGTTGTATCTCTTAAAagctatataaaaaaaaaatagaaaacattaATGCTTAATGGGAATCATTGTCAACAATTATAGCAGTCATACTAAAGTAACACCTACTTGAACCAGAGATTCAAAAACACTATTAAGCATAACATATTCCAACAAAGTGTTCTGACTAACATTGTCCATGCCAGTTACAATAATTAACAACAATTTCAAGCACAAAGCTTTTAAACTATCAGGGTATTCACCTAGAATCATGGAAAACTTTAATAATCGGTTTGTTTCTTTTGAAAAACTGtagattatttaaatgttaaatgtatatttgaaTCTTTGATTTCTTAACATAAATGAATTAGTAATTACCtattatgtattaaaatgCATATACCtgttaagaaattattacaatgtTGCATTAATGTTGTCATCCTCTGTTCTGCAGAATCAAATCCTACTAAGAtatctattaaattaaatccaCAATCACCTTGACTAGCTTTTTTATACATGGACTGAATAACAGCTGCTAAAGTTTGTAAAGCATATACAACTCTGAAAGGATGTTCATCAACTAATGTATCTACACAATGGCAGACTAAAGCATTTAAGTTTTCTCTGCTTGCATTTAACTGCTCTGCAGTCatatgtaaaatttcactttCAATATGTGGAACCTAAAAATAGAGGAAAGAACATATAttgttaaaacaattaaatactGAATGTGAATTTAACCACAAGGTACTTAATATAATGAttcatttgttttttctttgacAGAAAGGATTCATCAGAAAATTTGTTGTAAACAAGAAGTACTaaagattttcattttatttgatttactTAAAAACTTTTTTTCACTAAAAGAATGATATTCCAAACTTATGATTCCAGTATTTAAAAACTGACTCTTGTTTATATAAATGTGTCTTAATACATCATGTTTGGTaaatttgttacaaaattaatacaaGTGAGTGTAAAAGCAAGTTACAAATGTATATCTATAATTCAACAATAatgtttgtatttatttaatgttatagTCATTGCCAACATGGGAAGTAACTAAATATTATGGGAGAGTGTGtatatatcaattaaaatgtttaaaatatagaGTTCAAACAAGTGAAGCATGGTTTAATTTCAAATGCAAATTTATGCCAGGTAGTTTGCGTAAAGAAATAGAATGTGAAGATTATATTGAACCCAAAGGTACATGTTAAAAAtcagaaatacatattttatttttttcataaagtTATCGATTTATAAACAATAACTACAAATAAATATCTAGTTAGCAATATGTCTAAACGACAGAAAGAACAACCAAAAGTGTCATCTGAGACAGAATCGCACGATAAAGTTCAATATAATGCAAAGGATCATAAAAGCGTACCAACTTCACtcaagaaattaaaagataattacaTTATTGATGAATTAATAGATTcaaaaaagcagaaaaagcAAGGAAAGAAGGGATATcaagaaaataacaaatatcctATACATGAAGATTAtgtgacaaagaaagaaagaaaagtacaatttaattataatctttACTATTAAtgaattcttcttttaatgaaaaattttaattgcagGTAAAACGTGCTCAATGATTTTCATGGTAGATTAGAAGAATTCTTAGTTTGGAACCTCTGCGACATTCtctcaaaattacaaaaaagttTCAGAAAcgtttatcttttattaattgtatttgtatataatattaaataacgtttaatatttgaaaataatgaagGTACTGACCATAGGTTTAATTAAGAACAATTCATTCCAAAAATTTGGATGAGCTAGTGTTAAATCCTCTCCTTTGAAAAAGCTTTCATAAATAGGTACAAGTTTTCCTTTATGTTGGCGTTTGGAGCCAGAACCGCTCCGTTTTCTCATAGCCATTGCCATAAttgattattcaatttttatcatttcctttacctaaaaaaaatacattgatttcaataataattatatccaGAATGTATACAatcttacaaattttaaatacattgttttatacaataatatattgcCTTATTTAAAATTCGTAAATTCTTATCTTTTAATACACCTATACACCATACACCATACCTATAACCTCTATATAATCATTGAATTTTCAATGAtgttaaatgaataaataatactttGATAGATACAACATCTTtcagataaaaatgtttatgtaatCTCAcgttttaaaattgtaaaaatacataacaataaaaattttggaAAGAGGGACATCAAGTATTTACTTACTAATAAAGCAGATAACTTCTTGAtgtcatataaataatttctgtatTATTTGAAAAGGCAATACTAAAagtatgtttttttttatgtatgtttTAACTATTATTCTTGTTTATCTAATTTTTGAAGGGTTTCATTGAGACGAGACTCTAAGtactgaaaatgaaataatgacGCAAATAATTACGAAAACATCCAAGCACAAGAATGACAGGGAGCCATCatggaataaaaaattgatatatacATAACATACACATCATGAACATATGTCCATGATACACATTATACTTACTGTGTTATCTCTGTTTAAAACTTACATCTTAAAGATAAAATCAagttcatatatacataatgaTTTGCTTATATAAATCATTAACATATGGTTCCTTAACATACGATTAAATACGTAATCCATTATTACACACATATTGTGtcaactataaaatataaaaatttcgaacTATGATTTTACATTCGAGGATCTTAAATCATCTAAGAAATAGGTTCTTATTACTTTGAATttcattgttatattttatagtgatataataatatttatatattaaaaatattaataattctatataaataaataataaactaaaattatcttattttataatgaaataaaatattatataaatgtgataaaaatattaattattttagatcTTTGTCACCAGCGACAAGTGTTTATATCCAGTACTATCTTGAACCATTTAGGCAATATTCATCTTATAATGAACAgtatattaaacaaaatagaGTCAAATATAATTCTTATGCAAAATATGCAGGATATATTACTATTGCTACATCTATATTAGGTttacattattacatattttataaaaaagctCAAGCTTTGGATAAGAAATCTACTTTATGTGGAGAGTTTAGAGCAGATTTAAAGACATACAATCTAGAAGAAGTAGGCAAACatgataataaacaaaatcgGATTTGGGTAACATTTAAACAAGGAGTATATGACATAAcagattttattgaaaaacatCCAGGCGGTCcttctaaaataataatggCAGCTGGCAGTTCAATCGAACCGTTTTGGGTAATTTTTGCTAACCATAATACAGAAGAAATATATGAGCTCCTTGAATCAATGAGAATTGGAAACATATCTAAGGATGATGCAGCCTCTAATGCAATTAATGAAAATGACCCATATTCAAAAGAACCCATAAGGCACAAAGTTCTAAAGATAAATGGACAGAAACCCTTTTGTGCTGAACCACCACCTTCTTTATTGATAGAAAGTTTCATTACACCAAAgtaaatttgaatataatttttagaaattttatgtgtcaaaaaatttactttcaaaatattatttcattttaggGAAACATTTTATGTGAGAAATCATCTTCCTGTTCCTGAAATAGACTTGAAGACTTACAGTTTAGAATTAGCtatagaagaaataataaaaaagactctcaaatttgaagatataaagaaatatccCAAGTACACAATAACAAGCGCTATAATGTGTGGAGGAAATAGAAGATCAGAAATGGCACAAGTGAGTTGAC
This genomic stretch from Bombus fervidus isolate BK054 chromosome 9, iyBomFerv1, whole genome shotgun sequence harbors:
- the Nt5b gene encoding 5' nucleotidase B isoform X12 — its product is MTKNNCSEQDLDNYNESGLRTDKRELGHRIFVNRSLHLENIKFYGFDMDYTLAEYKSPQYEQLGFTLLKDRLVSLGYPQEIKAFEYDPSFPVRGLWFDTLYGNLLKVDAYGNILVCVHGFEFLKHSQVYELYPNKFLQLDESRVYVLNTLFNLPETYLLACLIDFFTNSPQYTREKTGVKEGELTMSFKSIFQDVRNAVDWIHLHGNLKTKTIENLDEYVKKDKRLPMFLNRIRESGAKIFLLTNSDYVFTDKIMTYLFDFPHGAKLILSKPDEPHRNWKTYFDTIVVDARKPLFFGEGTILRQVDTKTGALKLGTHKGPLHTGEVYSGGSCDVFTELIGAKGKDVLYVGDHIFGDILKSKKIRGWRTFLIVPELVQELHVWTDKCQLFAELQNLDVMLGEMYKNLDSSTKEKPDISKLRASIRDVTHKMDLSYGMMGSLFRSGSRQTFFSSQVVRYADLYAATFLNLIYYPFSYMFRAPAMLMPHESTVAHEQRFVMETPMISRSRTFKLTDEEEEENKPTKTLYVDCPNNQIPHPRPETPRNVTHTHDEDCSDEDSDSQKQANHIRSCTRNSNCK
- the Nt5b gene encoding 5' nucleotidase B isoform X10 codes for the protein MCHSQHASSFGAPREKMWLKDVHDDALLAANFVNSRRSVQNEIFVNRSLHLENIKFYGFDMDYTLAEYKSPQYEQLGFTLLKDRLVSLGYPQEIKAFEYDPSFPVRGLWFDTLYGNLLKVDAYGNILVCVHGFEFLKHSQVYELYPNKFLQLDESRVYVLNTLFNLPETYLLACLIDFFTNSPQYTREKTGVKEGELTMSFKSIFQDVRNAVDWIHLHGNLKTKTIENLDEYVKKDKRLPMFLNRIRESGAKIFLLTNSDYVFTDKIMTYLFDFPHGAKLILSKPDEPHRNWKTYFDTIVVDARKPLFFGEGTILRQVDTKTGALKLGTHKGPLHTGEVYSGGSCDVFTELIGAKGKDVLYVGDHIFGDILKSKKIRGWRTFLIVPELVQELHVWTDKCQLFAELQNLDVMLGEMYKNLDSSTKEKPDISKLRASIRDVTHKMDLSYGMMGSLFRSGSRQTFFSSQVVRYADLYAATFLNLIYYPFSYMFRAPAMLMPHESTVAHEQRFVMETPMISRSRTFKLTDEEEEENKPTKTLYVDCPNNQIPHPRPETPRNVTHTHDEDCSDEDSDSQKQANHIRSCTRNSNCK
- the Nt5b gene encoding 5' nucleotidase B isoform X3, which translates into the protein MCTADAWRIAKFTNYGILPRIMAFRRQRTDGLRTALRTNSFAAFTGQSDSHTTYNSTIRQEKMWLKDVHDDALLAANFVNSRRSVQNEIFVNRSLHLENIKFYGFDMDYTLAEYKSPQYEQLGFTLLKDRLVSLGYPQEIKAFEYDPSFPVRGLWFDTLYGNLLKVDAYGNILVCVHGFEFLKHSQVYELYPNKFLQLDESRVYVLNTLFNLPETYLLACLIDFFTNSPQYTREKTGVKEGELTMSFKSIFQDVRNAVDWIHLHGNLKTKTIENLDEYVKKDKRLPMFLNRIRESGAKIFLLTNSDYVFTDKIMTYLFDFPHGAKLILSKPDEPHRNWKTYFDTIVVDARKPLFFGEGTILRQVDTKTGALKLGTHKGPLHTGEVYSGGSCDVFTELIGAKGKDVLYVGDHIFGDILKSKKIRGWRTFLIVPELVQELHVWTDKCQLFAELQNLDVMLGEMYKNLDSSTKEKPDISKLRASIRDVTHKMDLSYGMMGSLFRSGSRQTFFSSQVVRYADLYAATFLNLIYYPFSYMFRAPAMLMPHESTVAHEQRFVMETPMISRSRTFKLTDEEEEENKPTKTLYVDCPNNQIPHPRPETPRNVTHTHDEDCSDEDSDSQKQANHIRSCTRNSNCK
- the Nt5b gene encoding 5' nucleotidase B isoform X6, coding for MCTADAWRIAKFTNYGILPRIMAFRRQRTDGLRTALRTNSFAAFTGQSDSHTTYNSTIRQEKMWLKDVHDDALLAANFVNSRRSVQNEIFVNRSLHLENIKFYGFDMDYTLAEYKSPQYEQLGFTLLKDRLVSLGYPQEIKAFEYDPSFPVRGLWFDTLYGNLLKVDAYGNILVCVHGFEFLKHSQVYELYPNKFLQLDESRVYVLNTLFNLPETYLLACLIDFFTNSPQYTREKTGVKEGELTMSFKSIFQDVRNAVDWIHLHGNLKTKTIENLDEYVKKDKRLPMFLNRIRESGAKIFLLTNSDYVFTDKIMTYLFDFPHGAKPDEPHRNWKTYFDTIVVDARKPLFFGEGTILRQVDTKTGALKLGTHKGPLHTGEVYSGGSCDVFTELIGAKGKDVLYVGDHIFGDILKSKKIRGWRTFLIVPELVQELHVWTDKCQLFAELQNLDVMLGEMYKNLDSSTKEKPDISKLRASIRDVTHKMDLSYGMMGSLFRSGSRQTFFSSQVVRYADLYAATFLNLIYYPFSYMFRAPAMLMPHESTVAHEQRFVMETPMISRSRTFKLTDEEEEENKPTKTLYVDCPNNQIPHPRPETPRNVTHTHDEDCSDEDSDSQKQANHIRSCTRNSNCK